From the genome of Variovorax sp. RA8, one region includes:
- a CDS encoding glutaredoxin domain-containing protein, producing MEAISVYWTTGCSSCVRVKEFLTRKGVPFESINVATNPAAMKFLASLGARSIPVVVRGREFTFAQSLDDVATFVGIEHAVDVLPPDVLVERWKIIMEIATTAISKIPDALLEELPAPPRARTVRDVAYHIFQVPDAYLQVVNHGLEDWTVVANVDAPPDLDIAGILAYADEQKDGISQWWDTLEDRSCKKPLKMFYGVHPTHSFLERSVWHTAQHTRQLLWWCNENGLVVERQLTEEVLEGLPVPKGLWE from the coding sequence ATGGAAGCAATCAGCGTTTACTGGACAACTGGGTGCTCCAGCTGTGTCAGGGTCAAGGAGTTTTTGACTCGTAAGGGTGTTCCTTTTGAATCGATCAACGTCGCTACCAACCCCGCGGCAATGAAGTTCTTGGCGTCGCTCGGCGCCCGATCGATTCCTGTCGTTGTTCGTGGCCGAGAGTTCACGTTCGCACAATCGCTCGATGATGTCGCCACGTTCGTAGGCATCGAGCATGCCGTTGATGTGCTGCCGCCGGACGTTCTTGTTGAGCGGTGGAAGATCATCATGGAGATCGCAACGACGGCGATCTCAAAAATTCCCGACGCGCTGTTGGAGGAGCTGCCAGCGCCCCCGCGTGCGCGCACAGTTCGGGACGTGGCCTATCACATCTTCCAGGTGCCGGACGCCTATCTGCAGGTTGTGAATCACGGTCTTGAGGACTGGACGGTGGTCGCGAACGTCGATGCGCCGCCAGACTTAGACATAGCGGGCATTCTTGCGTATGCGGACGAGCAAAAGGATGGTATTTCTCAATGGTGGGACACCCTCGAAGACCGAAGCTGCAAGAAGCCGCTGAAGATGTTCTATGGCGTTCACCCGACGCATTCTTTCCTGGAGCGCTCTGTATGGCATACCGCGCAGCACACGCGTCAGTTGCTCTGGTGGTGCAACGAAAACGGACTCGTTGTCGAAAGGCAACTAACCGAAGAGGTCTTGGAAGGTCTGCCCGTGCCCAAAGGACTCTGGGAGTAG
- a CDS encoding HNH endonuclease: MRFWWVNQNQTYRHEVRGGYLWSPKRKANQAQNPFYDFMREVAPGDVVFSFADTVIRAIGIAGSHAYEGPKPLEFGVAGAYWDKIGWRIDVRFSELRLPIKPSEHMAVLAPLLPARYAPLRFNGAGLQSVYLTRIPDRLAAALVDLLGAEARDLVLGYRVAEEPSVATAVGLLEWEEHELNQVQSDLSLPETERQAIVLARRGQGLFKKRVMTIERACRITGVDREEHLRASHCKPWRDATNEERLDGENGLLLTPSIDHLFDRGFIGFEDNGQVIVSPVAHRESLTRMGIEPERPPKVGSFSTGQRRFLGFHRDNVLLRSSFLDQLT, encoded by the coding sequence ATGCGCTTTTGGTGGGTCAACCAGAACCAAACTTACCGCCACGAAGTGCGCGGTGGCTACCTATGGTCGCCGAAGCGAAAGGCCAATCAAGCCCAGAACCCCTTCTACGATTTCATGCGCGAGGTGGCACCAGGCGATGTCGTCTTTTCGTTCGCGGACACTGTCATTCGCGCCATCGGAATCGCCGGTTCGCATGCTTACGAGGGCCCCAAGCCGCTGGAGTTTGGTGTTGCCGGCGCCTATTGGGACAAGATTGGCTGGCGCATCGATGTGCGCTTCAGTGAGCTGCGCTTGCCGATCAAGCCCTCCGAACACATGGCTGTGCTGGCGCCGCTATTGCCTGCCCGCTATGCGCCGTTGCGCTTCAACGGGGCCGGGTTGCAGAGCGTATACCTCACTCGCATCCCCGACCGGCTCGCAGCCGCGCTGGTCGACTTGCTGGGCGCCGAGGCACGTGACTTGGTGCTGGGCTATCGCGTGGCCGAGGAGCCATCAGTCGCCACAGCCGTTGGCCTGTTGGAGTGGGAAGAACACGAACTGAACCAAGTGCAGTCCGATCTGTCTCTGCCGGAGACTGAACGGCAAGCCATTGTGCTAGCGCGTCGGGGCCAAGGTCTCTTCAAGAAGCGCGTGATGACGATCGAACGTGCCTGCAGGATCACCGGCGTGGACCGCGAAGAGCACTTGCGCGCCAGTCACTGCAAGCCATGGCGCGACGCAACCAACGAGGAGCGGCTTGATGGCGAAAACGGTCTGCTGCTCACCCCTAGCATCGACCATCTTTTCGATCGTGGCTTCATCGGCTTTGAAGACAACGGGCAGGTGATCGTATCGCCAGTCGCTCACCGCGAATCACTGACGCGGATGGGGATCGAACCCGAGCGCCCGCCCAAGGTGGGCAGCTTCTCGACCGGGCAGCGAAGATTCTTGGGGTTTCATCGGGACAACGTGCTGCTGCGGTCGAGCTTTCTGGATCAGCTGACCTGA
- a CDS encoding nuclease-related domain-containing protein — translation MNEIAQQVSIIIGLLAASFAGPLLAIGFLVVRKRRARARRRSPVAIDLLRGPVHTLREQLDDVGADVLSDVFMLMLVPLLALATFLAQSHLRGPQKMSHLVPIYAVLVLIFVAVVVRKLWRAGEQLDKLKADYDAELAVGQELDQLMRHGAHVFHEFPAGNFNIDHVVIAPEGIFAVETKGTAEVTGGQPLSDQDVQRVVHQVQRRCRTVAPRYSEKERAS, via the coding sequence ATGAACGAGATCGCCCAGCAAGTCTCAATCATCATCGGCCTGCTCGCCGCGAGCTTTGCCGGCCCATTGCTAGCAATAGGCTTTCTTGTCGTTCGTAAACGCCGGGCGAGGGCTCGCCGCAGATCACCTGTCGCCATTGACTTGCTTCGTGGGCCCGTGCATACGCTTCGAGAGCAGCTCGACGACGTCGGCGCCGACGTGTTGTCCGACGTGTTCATGCTGATGCTGGTCCCGTTGCTGGCGCTTGCAACCTTCCTCGCGCAGAGTCACCTTCGCGGCCCTCAGAAAATGTCGCATCTCGTTCCGATCTACGCGGTACTTGTCCTGATCTTCGTGGCAGTCGTCGTGCGAAAGCTCTGGAGGGCAGGCGAGCAACTCGACAAGCTCAAGGCTGACTATGACGCCGAGCTCGCCGTGGGACAGGAACTCGACCAGTTGATGCGCCATGGTGCGCATGTGTTCCATGAGTTTCCGGCAGGCAATTTCAACATCGACCATGTTGTGATCGCCCCGGAAGGCATCTTTGCAGTGGAGACAAAGGGCACTGCTGAGGTCACGGGGGGCCAGCCCCTGTCCGATCAAGATGTTCAACGCGTTGTGCACCAAGTGCAGCGGCGTTGCCGTACGGTCGCTCCGAGGTATTCGGAGAAGGAGCGGGCGTCTTGA
- a CDS encoding branched-chain amino acid ABC transporter permease, translated as MKSFSYYLPLLCAIALAVLGPFLGPYLGDLVVKVMILAIFALSLELLVGMTGLVSLGHAAFYGIGAYATVLGSGKEGGSIAMLLPLAMGCAAAYALVTGALSLRTRGVYFIMVTLAFAQMAFFVFHDTAVGGGSDGIYMYIRPVLGALDMENSRVQFYFVLGALVFTYGLLALIRRSRFGAALAGIRVNEQRMRAAGFPVYLYKLAAFVIAGALAGLAGFLVASRDGVVNPELLAWHNSGEVLLMIILGGLGHLRGAVIGAVAFTLLKELLSTHAIVGPLADHWQLTLGLAIIAFVALLPKGIVGLRVRVMPKKEAAA; from the coding sequence ATGAAAAGCTTTTCTTACTACCTGCCGCTCCTGTGCGCCATTGCGCTCGCAGTGCTCGGCCCCTTCCTCGGCCCCTATCTTGGCGACCTGGTGGTCAAGGTGATGATCCTCGCCATCTTCGCGCTGAGCCTGGAACTGCTCGTTGGCATGACCGGCCTGGTGAGCCTGGGCCATGCGGCCTTCTACGGCATCGGCGCCTATGCCACGGTGCTGGGCTCGGGCAAGGAAGGCGGCTCGATCGCCATGCTGCTGCCGCTGGCCATGGGCTGTGCGGCAGCCTACGCGCTGGTGACCGGTGCACTCAGCCTGCGCACGCGGGGCGTGTACTTCATCATGGTCACGCTCGCCTTCGCGCAGATGGCCTTCTTCGTCTTCCACGACACCGCGGTGGGTGGCGGCAGCGACGGCATCTACATGTACATCCGCCCGGTGCTGGGTGCGCTCGACATGGAGAACAGCAGGGTGCAGTTCTACTTCGTGCTCGGCGCGCTGGTCTTCACCTACGGGCTGCTCGCGCTGATCCGCCGCTCGCGCTTCGGCGCCGCGCTGGCGGGCATCCGCGTCAACGAGCAGCGCATGCGCGCGGCGGGCTTTCCGGTGTACCTCTACAAGCTGGCGGCCTTCGTCATCGCCGGCGCGCTCGCCGGGCTGGCGGGCTTTCTCGTCGCCTCGCGCGACGGCGTCGTCAACCCCGAGCTGCTGGCCTGGCACAACTCCGGCGAGGTGCTGCTGATGATCATCCTGGGCGGCCTCGGCCACCTGCGCGGCGCGGTGATCGGCGCGGTCGCCTTCACGCTGCTGAAAGAGCTGCTGTCCACCCACGCCATCGTCGGGCCGCTGGCCGACCACTGGCAGTTGACGCTGGGCCTGGCCATCATCGCCTTCGTCGCGCTGCTGCCCAAGGGCATCGTCGGCCTGCGGGTGCGCGTGATGCCGAAGAAGGAGGCTGCGGCATGA
- the trxB gene encoding thioredoxin-disulfide reductase — MVEHSKLIILGSGPAGYTAAIYAARANLSPMLITGNVQGGQLTTTTDVENWPADVQGVMGPDLMERFLKHAERFNTRVAADHVLSVDLQSRPFVLRGQAGSYSCDALIIATGASAKYLGLPSEEAFLGRGVSGCATCDGFFFMDQDVCVVGGGNSAVEEALYMSNIARKVTLVHRREKFRAEPILLDRLKKKVEDGRIELKINCVVEQVVGDEAGVTGVQLRDQLRATTETVEARGCFIAIGHQPNTTLFSGQLSMADGYIKTKSGADGYSTMTSVPGVFAAGDVQDHVYRQAITSAGSGCMAALDAQRYLDS, encoded by the coding sequence ATGGTCGAACATTCCAAACTGATAATCTTGGGCTCCGGCCCCGCCGGGTACACCGCGGCCATCTATGCGGCCAGAGCGAATCTGTCGCCCATGCTCATTACCGGCAACGTCCAGGGTGGCCAGCTGACCACCACCACGGACGTCGAGAATTGGCCTGCCGATGTGCAAGGCGTCATGGGGCCGGATCTAATGGAACGATTCTTGAAGCACGCAGAGCGCTTCAACACACGCGTGGCGGCCGACCACGTCCTCAGCGTTGATCTGCAAAGTCGACCTTTTGTGCTGAGAGGGCAAGCAGGCAGCTATTCGTGCGACGCGCTCATCATTGCAACGGGCGCCTCGGCAAAGTATCTAGGACTACCGTCGGAGGAAGCGTTCCTTGGGCGTGGCGTCTCGGGATGCGCAACATGCGACGGGTTTTTCTTCATGGATCAGGATGTATGCGTGGTAGGCGGGGGAAACAGCGCAGTGGAAGAAGCTCTGTACATGTCCAACATCGCCAGGAAGGTCACGCTAGTCCACAGGCGCGAGAAATTCCGAGCTGAGCCGATCCTTCTCGACCGACTTAAGAAGAAGGTCGAAGATGGCAGGATCGAGCTCAAGATCAACTGCGTCGTCGAGCAGGTCGTGGGTGACGAGGCTGGCGTAACTGGCGTGCAACTGCGCGACCAGCTACGCGCCACCACTGAGACGGTCGAGGCCCGAGGCTGCTTCATCGCAATTGGCCATCAGCCCAATACGACTCTCTTCAGTGGGCAACTTTCCATGGCGGACGGTTATATCAAGACCAAATCGGGTGCGGATGGCTATTCCACCATGACAAGCGTCCCCGGCGTTTTCGCTGCAGGTGATGTGCAGGATCATGTCTACCGGCAGGCCATCACCAGCGCGGGTAGCGGCTGTATGGCGGCCCTTGACGCCCAAAGGTACCTCGACTCATAA
- a CDS encoding ABC transporter ATP-binding protein has protein sequence MLQIEGLNTYYGDSHILRGVDVALPTATSMGLLGRNGMGKTTLIRSLMGYVRPASGRVKLDGDDVTGWAPEKMARRGIGYVPEGRGIFPNLSVRENLVMSARAGIDGKREWTFDRVMSTFPRLTERLSHGGQQLSGGEQQMLSIGRALMTNPRLLILDEATEGLAPLIVAEIWRVIASIRATGIATLIVDRDWRKVLGHTEQAVVMEKGKIVRQGPSAGLLAEPKVLEELLGV, from the coding sequence ATGCTGCAGATCGAAGGGTTGAACACCTACTACGGGGACAGCCACATCCTGCGCGGCGTCGATGTGGCGCTGCCCACGGCCACCTCCATGGGGTTGCTGGGGCGCAATGGGATGGGGAAGACGACGCTGATCCGGTCGTTGATGGGCTACGTGCGGCCGGCCTCGGGGCGGGTGAAGCTGGATGGCGACGACGTCACCGGCTGGGCGCCGGAGAAGATGGCGCGGCGCGGCATCGGGTATGTGCCGGAAGGACGCGGGATCTTTCCCAATCTCTCGGTGCGGGAGAACCTGGTGATGAGCGCGCGGGCCGGGATCGATGGGAAGCGGGAGTGGACCTTTGATCGGGTGATGAGCACGTTCCCGCGGCTGACGGAACGGCTGTCGCATGGCGGGCAGCAGCTGTCGGGTGGGGAGCAGCAGATGCTTTCGATCGGGCGGGCGTTGATGACGAATCCGCGGTTGCTGATCCTCGACGAAGCCACCGAAGGGCTGGCGCCGTTGATCGTGGCGGAGATCTGGCGGGTGATTGCGAGCATACGGGCCACCGGGATCGCGACGCTGATCGTGGATCGGGACTGGCGGAAGGTGCTGGGGCACACCGAGCAGGCTGTGGTGATGGAGAAGGGGAAGATTGTTAGGCAGGGGCCTTCGGCGGGGTTGTTGGCGGAGCCGAAGGTGTTGGAGGAGTTGTTGGGAGTGTGA
- a CDS encoding restriction endonuclease encodes MPIPTYKDCMLPFLAQLKDCKERHIREVEEALAQHFALTPAERAELLPSGQTGIFVNRVGWARTYLKKAMLIESPRRGVFKITARGLTVLGEGLKALDAKYLARFPEFQEFQRASQSSDESPSAALVASAVETEATPEEAIESAYQGLRQQLVQELLARILGCSPTFFEYLVVELLVKMGYGGSRRDAGERIGQSGDGGIDGIIKEDRLGLDTIFIQAKRWQGSVGRPEIQKFVGALQGQRARKGVFITTSTYTADAVHYAAQIDTKVVLIDGQTLAGLMIDFDVGVAAAASYTVKRIDSDYFDEA; translated from the coding sequence ATGCCGATCCCGACCTACAAAGACTGCATGCTCCCTTTCCTTGCCCAGCTCAAGGACTGCAAGGAGCGACACATCCGTGAAGTTGAAGAGGCCCTGGCTCAACACTTCGCACTCACTCCGGCCGAGCGCGCCGAGTTGCTGCCCAGCGGCCAAACCGGCATCTTCGTCAACCGTGTCGGTTGGGCCCGCACCTACCTCAAGAAGGCGATGCTGATCGAGTCGCCGAGGCGCGGTGTGTTCAAGATCACCGCGCGAGGGTTGACCGTGCTGGGCGAAGGCCTGAAGGCGCTTGACGCAAAGTACTTGGCACGCTTCCCCGAGTTCCAGGAGTTCCAGAGGGCTTCACAGTCGAGCGACGAGAGTCCCTCTGCCGCGCTGGTGGCCAGCGCCGTGGAGACGGAAGCGACGCCCGAGGAGGCCATCGAGAGCGCGTACCAGGGATTGCGACAGCAACTTGTCCAGGAGCTGCTGGCCCGAATACTTGGCTGCTCTCCAACCTTCTTCGAATACCTGGTCGTCGAGCTGCTGGTCAAGATGGGCTACGGAGGAAGCCGCCGCGATGCTGGCGAGAGGATTGGCCAGAGCGGCGACGGCGGTATCGACGGGATCATCAAAGAGGACCGCCTTGGACTCGACACGATCTTCATCCAGGCCAAGCGCTGGCAGGGGTCCGTGGGCCGGCCGGAGATTCAGAAGTTTGTGGGCGCGCTGCAGGGTCAGCGAGCGCGCAAGGGCGTCTTCATCACCACCTCGACGTACACCGCTGACGCGGTCCACTACGCGGCGCAGATCGATACCAAGGTGGTCCTTATCGATGGCCAAACCCTGGCCGGCCTCATGATCGACTTTGATGTTGGCGTCGCTGCGGCAGCCAGCTACACGGTCAAGAGGATCGACTCGGACTACTTTGACGAGGCATGA
- a CDS encoding alpha/beta fold hydrolase, with amino-acid sequence MNAVSEFAAIRWRGKDVRVEYLRIAPERTHAPLLVFLHEGLGSIAMWKDFPQRLCDAGGFRGLVFSRPGYGRSTPRAPDEIWDVDFMHRQAHEVLPAFFEAIGLQEKPWLFGHSDGGSISLLYAARFPERVAGLVVLAPHIFVEDVTVANIALARQAYLETDLPKKLGRYHDDVDSAFWGWNRIWLHPPFKQWSIEAELDAIRCPVLAIQGIDDEYGTLAQVRGIAERVPGTTLVELPDCGHSPHRDQPEKAIVATVSFINDDRRSP; translated from the coding sequence ATGAACGCAGTCTCCGAGTTCGCCGCCATCCGCTGGCGGGGGAAGGATGTGCGCGTCGAATACCTGCGCATTGCCCCCGAACGCACACACGCCCCACTCCTCGTCTTCCTCCACGAGGGCCTGGGCTCGATCGCGATGTGGAAGGACTTCCCGCAGCGCCTGTGCGACGCGGGGGGTTTTCGCGGCCTGGTGTTCTCGCGCCCCGGCTACGGGCGCTCCACGCCGCGCGCGCCGGACGAGATCTGGGACGTCGACTTCATGCACCGCCAGGCCCACGAGGTGCTGCCGGCCTTCTTCGAGGCCATCGGCCTGCAGGAGAAACCCTGGCTCTTCGGCCACAGCGACGGCGGCTCCATCTCGCTGCTGTACGCGGCGCGCTTCCCGGAGCGCGTCGCCGGCCTGGTGGTGCTGGCGCCGCACATCTTCGTCGAGGACGTGACCGTGGCCAACATCGCGCTCGCACGACAGGCCTACCTCGAGACCGACCTGCCGAAGAAGCTCGGCCGCTACCACGACGATGTCGATTCGGCCTTCTGGGGCTGGAACCGCATCTGGCTCCATCCCCCTTTCAAGCAATGGAGCATCGAGGCCGAGCTCGATGCCATCCGTTGCCCGGTTCTTGCTATCCAGGGCATCGACGACGAGTACGGCACACTCGCGCAGGTCCGCGGCATCGCCGAGCGCGTGCCCGGCACCACATTGGTGGAACTCCCCGACTGCGGGCATTCCCCGCATCGCGACCAGCCCGAAAAAGCGATAGTTGCGACCGTTTCATTCATCAACGACGACAGGAGATCTCCATGA
- a CDS encoding ABC transporter substrate-binding protein, giving the protein MTPRTTARSTLTALALACIATLGHAQQGKLKVGLMLPFSGTYAALGTAIENGFKLNVEEHGGKLGGREIEYIKVDDESDPAKATDNVNKLIKRDNVDVIIGTVHSGVAMAMAKAAKESGTVLIVPNAGADAVTGPMCAQNIFRSSFSNWQPAYAMGEVAAKQGKKTAMTLTWKYAAGDESVAGFKEGFEKGGGKVLKQLTVPFPNVEFQALLTEIAAAKPDAVYSFFAGGGAVKFVKDYAAAGLNKTIPLYGPGFLTDGTLDAQGEAAQGMLTTLHYADGLNTPRDNKFRADYAKMFKMQPDVYAVQGYDAAQMLAIGLNATKGDITKKADFAAAIEKAKIDSPRGAFTMGKSHNPVQDIYLRKVEGKENKVVNVAVKGLADPARGCKM; this is encoded by the coding sequence ATGACCCCCCGCACCACAGCACGCAGCACGCTCACCGCCCTGGCGCTGGCCTGCATCGCCACGCTGGGCCACGCCCAGCAAGGCAAGCTCAAGGTCGGCCTGATGCTGCCCTTCAGCGGCACGTATGCCGCGCTCGGCACGGCCATCGAGAACGGCTTCAAGCTCAATGTCGAGGAGCACGGCGGCAAGCTCGGCGGCCGCGAGATCGAGTACATCAAGGTCGACGACGAGTCCGACCCGGCCAAGGCCACCGACAACGTCAACAAGCTGATCAAGCGCGACAACGTCGATGTCATCATCGGCACCGTGCACTCCGGCGTGGCGATGGCGATGGCCAAGGCCGCCAAGGAAAGCGGCACCGTGCTGATCGTGCCCAACGCCGGTGCCGATGCGGTGACCGGCCCCATGTGCGCGCAGAACATCTTCCGCAGCTCCTTCTCGAACTGGCAGCCGGCCTACGCCATGGGCGAGGTCGCGGCCAAGCAGGGCAAGAAGACCGCGATGACGCTCACCTGGAAGTACGCGGCCGGCGACGAGTCGGTGGCCGGCTTCAAGGAAGGCTTCGAGAAGGGCGGCGGCAAGGTACTCAAGCAGCTGACCGTGCCCTTCCCCAACGTCGAGTTCCAGGCGCTGCTGACCGAGATCGCGGCGGCCAAGCCCGATGCGGTGTATTCCTTCTTCGCGGGCGGCGGCGCGGTGAAGTTCGTCAAGGACTATGCGGCTGCGGGCCTGAACAAGACTATCCCGCTCTACGGCCCCGGCTTCCTGACCGACGGCACGCTGGACGCGCAGGGCGAGGCGGCACAAGGCATGCTCACCACGCTGCACTATGCCGACGGCCTGAACACCCCGCGCGACAACAAGTTCCGCGCCGACTACGCCAAGATGTTCAAGATGCAGCCCGACGTGTACGCCGTGCAGGGCTACGACGCCGCGCAGATGCTGGCCATCGGCCTGAACGCGACCAAGGGCGACATCACCAAGAAGGCCGACTTCGCCGCCGCCATCGAGAAGGCGAAGATCGACAGCCCGCGCGGCGCCTTCACCATGGGCAAGTCGCACAACCCGGTGCAGGACATCTATCTGCGCAAGGTCGAGGGCAAGGAGAACAAGGTCGTGAACGTGGCCGTGAAGGGCCTGGCCGACCCGGCACGCGGCTGCAAGATGTGA
- a CDS encoding ABC transporter ATP-binding protein: MSKLLEVETLTRRFGGLVAVNKVTLDLHRGEVHAVIGTNGAGKSTLINMLSGEIEASDGRITLDGEDITKRAQFRRALAGVGRSYQRTTIFPEFTVLENCRLAAQAAAPKPWAIWQSSESCEYSNGAAREALEAAGLGAVAGRIAGTLSHGAKRQLEVAMCLATKPRVLLLDEPLAGMGAEETERMLGLLSNLKATHAILLVEHDMDAVFRIADRITVMVNGTVIATGDPASIRVNPEVRTAYLGEDH, encoded by the coding sequence ATGAGCAAACTGCTGGAGGTCGAGACGCTGACGCGCCGCTTCGGCGGGCTGGTCGCGGTCAACAAGGTGACGCTGGACCTGCACCGCGGCGAGGTGCATGCGGTGATCGGCACCAACGGCGCGGGCAAGTCCACGCTGATCAACATGCTCTCGGGCGAGATCGAGGCGTCCGACGGGCGCATCACGCTGGACGGCGAGGACATCACCAAGCGCGCGCAGTTCCGCCGCGCGCTGGCCGGGGTGGGCCGCAGCTACCAGCGCACCACCATCTTTCCGGAGTTCACCGTGCTGGAGAACTGCCGCCTCGCAGCGCAGGCCGCGGCGCCGAAGCCGTGGGCGATCTGGCAGTCCTCGGAGAGTTGCGAATACAGCAATGGCGCCGCCCGCGAGGCGCTGGAGGCCGCCGGCCTGGGCGCGGTGGCCGGCCGCATCGCCGGCACGCTGAGCCATGGTGCCAAGCGGCAGCTGGAGGTCGCGATGTGCCTGGCGACCAAGCCGCGCGTGCTGCTGCTCGACGAGCCGCTGGCGGGGATGGGGGCGGAGGAGACGGAGCGCATGCTGGGCCTTCTCAGCAACCTCAAGGCCACGCACGCGATCCTGCTGGTGGAGCACGACATGGATGCGGTGTTCCGCATCGCGGATCGGATCACGGTGATGGTCAATGGGACCGTGATTGCGACGGGCGACCCGGCTTCGATTCGCGTGAATCCGGAAGTGCGCACGGCCTACCTGGGCGAGGACCACTGA
- a CDS encoding branched-chain amino acid ABC transporter permease yields the protein MDFGTFLVQCLNSVQYGLLLFLVASGLTLIFGIMGVINLAHGSFYMVGAYMAFALSPLFGDQFILMLLAGVVLTALFGYVLEWAFFSYLYQRDHLQQVLMTYGLILVFEELRSILVGNDVHGVPVPPWLSGSFALGDLMSYPWYRLFASAACIVLAIGLYYVVNRTRLGMMIRAGASNRDMVRGLGIDIRRLYRIVFAAGVALAALAGMIAAPMSSVYPNMGASVLIICFVVVVIGGIGSITGALVASLLVGFVDTFGKVFFAELSGIGVYVLMAIILIWRPEGLMGRKT from the coding sequence GTGGACTTCGGTACCTTTCTTGTCCAATGCCTGAATTCGGTTCAGTACGGGCTTCTGTTGTTCCTGGTGGCCTCCGGACTGACGCTGATCTTCGGCATCATGGGCGTGATCAACCTGGCCCACGGCAGCTTCTACATGGTCGGCGCGTACATGGCGTTCGCGCTGTCGCCGCTCTTCGGTGACCAGTTCATCCTGATGCTGCTGGCGGGCGTGGTGCTCACGGCGCTCTTCGGCTACGTGCTGGAGTGGGCCTTCTTCAGCTACCTCTACCAGCGCGACCATTTGCAGCAGGTGCTGATGACCTACGGCCTGATCCTCGTCTTCGAGGAGCTGCGCTCGATCCTCGTGGGCAACGACGTGCACGGCGTGCCGGTGCCGCCGTGGCTGAGCGGCAGCTTCGCGCTCGGCGACCTGATGAGCTACCCGTGGTACCGGCTCTTCGCCTCGGCCGCCTGCATCGTGCTCGCGATCGGGCTGTACTACGTGGTCAACCGCACGCGCCTGGGCATGATGATCCGCGCCGGCGCCAGCAACCGCGACATGGTGCGCGGCCTGGGCATCGACATCCGCCGGCTCTATCGCATCGTCTTCGCGGCCGGCGTGGCGCTGGCCGCGCTGGCGGGGATGATCGCGGCGCCGATGTCGTCGGTGTACCCGAACATGGGCGCCAGCGTGCTGATCATCTGCTTCGTGGTGGTGGTGATCGGCGGCATCGGCTCCATCACCGGCGCGCTGGTCGCGTCGCTGCTGGTGGGCTTCGTCGATACCTTCGGCAAGGTATTTTTTGCCGAGCTGAGCGGCATCGGCGTGTACGTGCTGATGGCGATCATCTTGATCTGGCGTCCCGAAGGCCTGATGGGGCGCAAGACCTGA